Genomic window (Tribolium castaneum strain GA2 chromosome 2, icTriCast1.1, whole genome shotgun sequence):
ataaccggaagcgtcaccatcttgaaaatattttcattgagcataACTTAACAGATTATGGCTGAATACCAACTTTCagaaatatctttattagaatcttcaatacttctaatgtggggtttagacggaacaccctgtatacaccaaaaccaaaaaaaagtttcggAACTTTTAgtgaatatatttaaaaaactagacGTAATAGACAAATATGAcctctattttatttatctgccgaaaacaaaatttggtataaattatctcttagtaaaagaaaaaaaattgtaaactagtgttattgttttgaaaatcGTGTGTATTATGTATTAATGATAAATCAATCGAGCAAAACTTCTCTTTCCTCCAGGCTGGCTATGATTGATCAAGCACCCCCTAGAGCCTTGCTCATCATCGCCCTTCCtgtaaaaaagaattttcagATTGATTTCGGCTCTAGGTGTGGTGGCACAGGTGTTTTGAGCCAAAGCAAGCAAAAGACGAATGAATGTATTAAGATAAGGTTGAGCCGCATGTGAGACTTTGAGTAATTGTTGAAAGTAAAAATCCCTTTGGAAAGAAAGGAAAGTTTGTCTCTCTAGCTGTAAGTAGACATTTGCGTGCCCGTAATGTTCGATTTGTCCCACCGCGCGAGTGTCTGCAAATGGTGATGAAGTGGGAAGGAGGAGAAATGGGGGTTGTATCGGGCACGGAGTCGCGTAACGCGGATTCCTTCGGGTCTCTAATGTAGCAGACAAGCTGATGAAGACAACTCACTCGCATGGGACAACGAACCGGAGGCGGGATGGACcccacacatacacacacactATACCGAGGAAATTAACGCCAACAGTGGCGTGCCAAATAAccgcaaaataaattaagaaattaagaaaagaaaaaatgacaCAATCTAATTATAATCGATATTTGGAGTGTTTGCGTTTTATTCCAAAAACCGCCAAACATAGACTAAAAGTGAAACTCATTGGTTtgtaaaaacgttaaaaattaaatgttttgacAAGATATCTTCAAAAAATTGCGTCTTagtctaaaaatttactaaactGGTCAATATAACAAGGTAAACTCGTTTTACTTGTAATGCTATTTCTGTTGCAATAACTTAAATTCACAGTTCAAATTACTTCCTTTAAATATCAagcgttcatttaaaaaaaaaactctagagtgctttgaaattaaaaaacaattgttttgtatGTCTATGATTAATTCGTGCACTTACTTGTCAAATTGAAAGATTTCATAACCttactttttgacaattaaaaaataacacattttcgtaaaaatatttatttattactataaaAACTGTTGGAAATGTCTTTCTTGTTGCTCAACACACATAACACAACGCCTTCGAACACTGTTTAACACATTACTCAGTTCAAGtggattttcgttaatttcattaattttctgttgaatGCGTCGTCTTAATTCACCAATAGTTGGAATTggtgtaacaaaaattgaatttttaatgcgtGGCCAAAGATAAAAGTCGCAAGGCgttaaatcacatgatcttGGGGGATAATCATTTGCTGTACTCCTGCTAATTATTCTGTCATCAAAAAACGTTCTCAGAAAGTCTAAAGTTTCTGCTGTGCAATGCGCTGTTGCACCATCTTGTTGAAACAAACCTTCTCGTAATTCATCATCGTGAAGTTCTTCGATAAAAGGCGTAAGAATTTCTTCGCGATAACGAACTGCAGTTAATGTTCCTAAAAAGCACATCAAACTGTAGTTTTAACACTAGCATTACGAAAAAACACTCAACCTTGAAAGAAAATTGGACCGACAATTCTTCTTTTGCTGATAGCTGCCCAAACACCTATTTTTTCTGGATGAAGAGGTTCTTCCACAATTTCATGAGGATGTTCTGTTGCCCAAATTCTCATGTTTTGTGAATTCGTGTAGCCAGACAGGTGAAACCATGCTTCGTCCGTAAAgaaagttttttccaaaagttcaTTGTTATTTGCAATGTTATCCAAAAACCACTGACAATACTGTAATCTCCTAGGAAAATCCACAGGTTGTAACTCTTGCACAGATTGAACACGATATGGGTACACATGTAAATCTTTTCGTAAAAGTTTATGGCAAGTACCAACAGAAAGTTCAACTTGTTGAGACAGATGTCTAATCGAAGTTTTTGGGTCTTGCTCCAAAATTTCCTGTGTAGCATGAATAACTTCTTCTGTTCGCTCAGTTGGTCTTCCACTACCTTCTTTACGCGAGGTGGACGCAGTTCCACGAAACAAGTTCACATTTCGGTGAAGggtgtttttaaattcttcataGACGATAACAACCTCAGGAAAAGCTTCTCGAAACTCCTCCAGGCACGGTTGAATTGAATATTTCCAAACACCGTTCACTTTCTGTCCATTTCGGAAATAACTTTCCAACAAAAAGGCTTTTTGTTCACTGGTATACACCATGATTACAAATCAAGAAAACACGAAATTTAGTAttgaaaaatactgtttttttatgttcggTAAACAGAATCAACAACCACagaaaatcacacaaaaaccAAGCTTGTTTTGGTGGAAACTGGcggaaacgaaaaaaatgtaaagttaTGAATTCTGGTTtaataggcaaccaacaatacaatgcCAAAATTGTGTACTAGCCATGGGCATTAGCTaagaaatacgtaaaaaattcaacgcatgctgcgagttttttttttaatgaacgcCTGATAGTTTTCGTAGAGAAGTAAAAGTTTGTTTCttctatattaaatttatcatCAAgacgttgtttttttttcatgacTTATCTATACTTttctagtatttttttttgtatcatgTATCGTCTAAACTTTgcctaaataaataaaaacactgaGATAGAACTAAAACTAACGtacaaaattaatacttttgttactagtcatttttctaaaaaaatcctGGAGATCAATTTTATATTGTTAATGGATACATTCTGACAtaataatgacatttttaacGTCATTTATTGAGTAATAGCACATAAACcacataaaaaagaaaaaattaatatataaaTGTGTATTGCTTTGATCCAAGTGAGCAATATCTTgcgaataaatcaaaaataacaaaatttttaatgacttaagatttttactttttactgtCTAAGTAATTGGTTTCtgaattaatttgtaatataTTTTGCTCCGATCCAGCAACATTTTGCGGAAAAAGGTCACCttttaattccaaaaaaatttagcaaaacagCAAGTATAgcaatttctttctttttaaataatgtaaatactGACAAAAGTATTAAAACTCTCAAAAAgcacactaaaataattaaatttttgtttattttgtagtCTTCTGATCAATTTCCGAATAAAATGTGAActtttggccaaaaattttgtaatgttcACAAAAATAGATTTAAGGAACTTTCGTGGCGAAAAATActcttaaacaaaaataaaataaatttgaagtaCCTTCTTGCAATAATGATATTATGAGATCGAAAAAATAGtgaattagagcaagccttGAAAGTGAAGTGTAACCTTAGCTACTTCTTATGCTGTGTAAAACCAAAAGCTAGAATATGTCTAAAGTTTCGCTTACACTGGTGGCTCTAATTCAGAATATTTTCGAACTCATAGTATTTTATTCCATCGTAAATAATAACAGTATATTATCATACGAGCTTTATAAAACGcaaaccaaagtagaaaaaataatattttatgcaTTATTTACTCCATGGTAAAATGAATTTTATCGTCTAGAGAAATATGATTCACAAacgttgtttttctttttcagcTGAAACCGATCGCAAAgataaaatataactttaacgtttataataataaataactattgatttttttgaaaaattacatttttatatcatttttttcaagcttcccatagcaacgtgtgttaaattaaaatgttcgaaaaaacaaaattttgaataacactcatacgaaaacgcttaaagttctcgggtgtctaaGTACGTAACTCGCATaagctcgttgcataacgacagtcctcgactttaagcttgtgtttttagaaaagatatacaaattcttttataaatataaatataaaggAATTTGTagattgtaaaaataataattatttttaataaaaattaagcgAAGGTATCGATAGTGCTATACTTATAAGTTATATTTCCGAACGTGTTAAAAAAGCAAGTCTTGCatgtatttaaattgtttagtgtaaatatttaatttttgaataattttttggtaatttaattgttgaagcaagtaataatttttctattttgattTCAGGTAGAGGAGCGGAGGCCTGGGATTAGAAGAGCCGAAAATAGGTGAGTAAAAATATCGTTTTGAGACCAAAAACCGATCTTTTTATATTGAAGCTGCCATGCATGATTTAAAACCCGCATATCCACATCTGAACCGCAATATATTATAGCGTCTAACTTTTTATTGGAAGCAGATCTATCATACATACATCAGTGCTAGCGTGAcaacttaaatatttaacaggAACAAAGCTTAAAAAAAGTGTCTTTCGAAGATTGcggttaatatttttaacaatttgtttttcGCACAACagacatgaaaaaaataaatcaaattgaaaattttgaatgcaAATCCATTTATAGGCATTGGCTTTTGGCGGTCAGGTTCTTGTAATATATAAAATAGCGTTTAGTTGGTTGTTATCTCGATGGTTGCGCCTACGTGACATATTGTTGGCTGAACAATAAAAAGCGAATGGAGTTGTAGGCGAATGCATAAATACTGTGGCCACATTTGCCTGCGACGCGATAAAGAAAGACGAAGGAAAGGAAACCGACAAAACTGATGACTAATTTGTCGAAAGTCTTTGGAGGCGGGGAACAGCGATAAGAAGCGGGCTTGAACGGCGTCATGTGCACACAGACTAACGCCATGTTGGCCTGATTTACGACACTTGCGGTGGGATGCTCACCTgacaattttattcttttattaaaTGGGCGGAACCTGATGGTCACCCCTCaacttataaattaattggttTAAACAAAATCTGAAGGTATTTGAAACCTTGGGATTGTTTGGACGGGCAAAAATCTTTGTATTTTGGTGGATAtttgtaatataaaaaaatgtttttttagaaaaaaaaactttcttttaaagattataaaaataaaaaataatgtttttaaattttaaatttcaaattctaatttgaaaaaaatagcgacatttgtttgtaacgaaacctaataaaaatgattaggtattaatatatttcccattgaccaacataccgttaatgttggaataagttacggtatgtacacatcgaaaactTATTTGTgaacataacctaaaacttcaaaaccccatttagggggtatttaaccacattGTATTGTATTGTTACGCAAattaagtaagtatgcaaaatttcagttcattggaACAACGAGGACCCTTTCAAGTTTGGCTCCAAAagtatgaaacagacagacagacaacaaagcaagttaaataaaagcttttaaaaataaaagtttttacaaataataactaaaaaattatttataaagtaAGTCTTGTCATGCTATCACTATTAGTGACATgtccgttttaatttttaaaccttttaaattatgtaattgATACTGCTTAAGTTCCTGATGATGTTAGAATTAGAATGAAACTAGTCGACCAaagcaattttgtttttatttcttgtccCTGTAACTGGATCCATCTTACCATCATAAATTTCCAAGGCAGCaaatatttgaatttgttCTGACCAAGTTGCAACATccaactattaaaaaaagctgcccaaaaatttatgcaaaatttctaATCGATTTATAATGatgattacattttttgccgtttaatgaagaaaaaagtgaGACATTTCagtagaaaaaattgacatctcaaaacataactttcaaaatttggagttTGTAGACATATTCAATTCAAAACCTTTCTTTCTCATTTGATTCTAAAGTATCCAAAAGTTTTAAACTTGTCGATATTTGAAGGAAAAAGCTACAAGTATAGAGAAAACTGGTAAACATTTCTCAAAAagaatttaactaatttaaaaacacaataagATACACAGGTTCTAAATAACACGACTAGTTGCAACGTTTCGTTTCTATAATGAACTTCATCAGGCGAAAATTGTACATAATCACCACAATTAATTTACATACCCTTCAACTCGCTCAAATTCTTGAAAGTAACATTGAAAGATGGAATTGATCTGAatgaattttgaattaatttaaaagagtAACAATATTGAGATTTACAAAACACACACAACACTACGTCTTGACACCAACTCATAAGGTCTTAGTTCAAAAAGTTTAATTGGGGATGGGTGGAACCTGTTGTTATCTTTGTGCAAAACggacaaatgaaaaaatttaaaaattgatctaAATTGCTGAaactattgtttttaataagatttgtaataaaataccaACAATTTGAACGACAACCTATGAGAAAAGACCTAtagctaatgaatttctcagtcccaacaaaaagttattgtaacttgaaaactattaaacacaAGTACAGGGAATGCTAATTCAAATTGATGCAGAAataaattctctacgatttaatgaaataaaacttgggcatttcatttgaaaaaattgagttataggtgcttatagttttgaaaacctaaacttaaatatttgggatttgtttttcttatttagaaatttgaaaacaccaaaacaaaaatctaGGCTTCcttcaaatgagctaaaaaatatttccaaattttaaaaaatgacagagttatcaatttttcatcTTGAAggtgcaaattgaaaaaaaaccttaaaattCAGGTATAACGAAAGCTTATGAAAGCTATCTTAAAATTACTCTAGTGATTCAAAaactcattaaaaatatagctttttaTTTAGAACAAGAAAGTtcatagcgacttccggtataaccggaagtgtcaccattttgaaaatattttcattgaacagGACTAAAAGACTATGGTTGtataatatattttcaaatgaCTATCACTATTGAAACTACCattacttctaatgtgggattcagacggaacaccctgtataagttGTGTTGCTCTTGtacttttgtaatttatgtttaaaaatactCTAAAAATGATTACTACTTTTGTTCTGTACTGTGCTAAGGATAACAAGCACTCAACAAGAAcacttatttagttttttaggtgataaatggtggatgcgccgggtcattTACACATAAGtctaattttgtaattgtgaTCGAATGTTACATTTccagtaaaaagtaaaaatagataattaagGTTTTTATGCAACAATAATACTAACACTGATCTGTAAAAAAGAAATCTAAGtaaagtccaaaaaaaagatttttctaaGATTTAAATGGATTAGAGTTGAGTTAATGCAAAACCAAACACAACAAGTATAGAACTTTGCGACAAGAGATgaataaatcacaaataattttgGGAGAGAGGAGAAGAAGAATATGCTTGCGGACCAgtgaaattaaataattactcttattcattttaaatacatctatgataaaatgtatttaaaagtcagtaaataacaaataacaaatttaacaaaataaagtcaaataacaaattatgTTATTGAAATGAAAACAATGTGTAGATTCacagaaaaaaaacagttacgtAGCAATGAAATTGTAATTAGCGCTTCAAAAGTCGTGTCAGAGTGTCTAAAGGctatattaataaaaaggtggaaaaattaaatgtaaatcaTAACGAAACAGTACACAgaaaaatgacattttaaaTGGTTCTTAATTAGCAAACTAAACCCACTCTctttaaaaaagattaaacCGTATGTTTGTGAAACGTCGTAATGCCAGATGACTGACATGAGCCGCTGCGGCTTTCACCCTTTAAACGAGGGGAAAGCCGAAAAAAGTAGACCTATTAACCCGATATACGGGTCATTCTTTTACTTGCCGCTTCTATGCGAtattgtcattatttttttaagaagctGACAATACGAGGGGAATTTAGATTTTTAACGCGAACAAAACtattaattactatttaaattagttttaattgtAAATGGCAGTTGTGACCCATCTTGAATATGCAAAGTGTC
Coding sequences:
- the LOC135265333 gene encoding uncharacterized protein LOC135265333 → MVYTSEQKAFLLESYFRNGQKVNGVWKYSIQPCLEEFREAFPEVVIVYEEFKNTLHRNVNLFRGTASTSRKEGSGRPTERTEEVIHATQEILEQDPKTSIRHLSQQVELSVGTCHKLLRKDLHVYPYRVQSVQELQPVDFPRRLQYCQWFLDNIANNNELLEKTFFTDEAWFHLSGYTNSQNMRIWATEHPHEIVEEPLHPEKIGVWAAISKRRIVGPIFFQGTLTAVRYREEILTPFIEELHDDELREGLFQQDGATAHCTAETLDFLRTFFDDRIISRSTANDYPPRSCDLTPCDFYLWPRIKNSIFVTPIPTIGELRRRIQQKINEINENPLELSNVLNSVRRRCVMCVEQQERHFQQFL